In Pectobacterium aroidearum, the following are encoded in one genomic region:
- a CDS encoding OsmC family protein has product MSEYRALICWQRDGQDFIDNRYSRLHQWQFDGGITLRASSSPHVVPLPFSLEDAVDPEEALVASLSSCHMLWFLSIAAKKRFCVDDYQDHAVGTMGVNAAGKTAMLDVTLRPQVTFSGEKQPTAEQYAQLHELAHDACYIAHSVNFPVNCEPTLGTSN; this is encoded by the coding sequence ATGTCTGAATACCGTGCTTTAATCTGCTGGCAGCGCGATGGGCAAGATTTTATTGATAACCGCTACAGCCGACTGCATCAGTGGCAGTTTGATGGCGGTATTACGCTGCGTGCCTCATCGTCACCGCATGTTGTCCCGCTACCTTTTTCGCTGGAAGACGCAGTCGACCCTGAAGAGGCGCTGGTGGCCTCGTTGTCCAGTTGCCATATGCTGTGGTTTCTTTCCATTGCGGCCAAAAAACGTTTCTGCGTGGATGATTATCAGGATCACGCGGTGGGCACGATGGGCGTGAATGCGGCAGGAAAAACGGCGATGTTGGACGTCACGCTGCGTCCGCAGGTAACATTCAGCGGCGAAAAGCAGCCTACCGCTGAGCAATATGCCCAGTTGCATGAACTAGCACATGACGCCTGCTACATCGCCCACTCGGTGAATTTTCCGGTGAACTGCGAGCCGACGTTAGGGACGAGCAACTGA